From the Gallaecimonas mangrovi genome, one window contains:
- the rplO gene encoding 50S ribosomal protein L15, with protein MKLNNLSPAAGAKSAPKRVGRGIGSGLGKTGGRGHKGQKSRSGGKVRAGFEGGQMPLQRRLPKFGFTSRKSLVSAEVRLAELAKVEGDVVDLNSLKEANVITRNIEFAKVVLSGAIERPVTVRGLRVTKGARAAIEAAGGKVEE; from the coding sequence ATGAAACTGAATAACCTATCCCCTGCCGCTGGTGCCAAGTCTGCTCCTAAGCGTGTAGGCCGTGGTATTGGTTCTGGCCTGGGTAAAACCGGTGGCCGTGGCCATAAAGGTCAAAAGAGCCGTAGCGGTGGTAAAGTACGTGCCGGTTTTGAAGGCGGTCAGATGCCGCTGCAACGCCGTCTGCCTAAGTTTGGCTTCACTTCTCGCAAGTCCTTAGTGTCTGCAGAAGTACGTCTGGCTGAACTTGCCAAGGTAGAAGGTGATGTAGTTGACCTGAACAGCCTGAAAGAGGCTAACGTCATCACCCGTAATATTGAATTCGCCAAGGTTGTACTGTCCGGCGCCATCGAGCGTCCTGTGACTGTACGTGGTCTGCGCGTCACCAAAGGTGCCCGTGCTGCCATTGAAGCCGCTGGCGGAAAGGTCGAGGAATAA
- the secY gene encoding preprotein translocase subunit SecY, with protein sequence MAKPGLDTNKAQGGLSELKRRLLFVLGAIIVFRAGSFVPIPGIDAAVLANLFAQQKDTIVAMFNMFSGGALSRASVFALGIMPYISASIIVQLLTVVHPALAELKKEGEAGRRKISQYTRWGTLALAIVQSFGIATGLPNLVHGLVLNPGPAFYFTAVVSLVTGTMFLMWLGEQITERGIGNGISILIFSGIVAGLAPAIGKTIEQARQGDLNFLVAILIAVVVVAVTFGVVFVERGQRRIVVNYAKRQQGRRIFAAQSTHLPLKINMAGVIPPIFASSIILFPGTVAQWFGQNESLSWLQSIALSLSPGQPLYVMLYSAAIIFFCFFYTGLVFNPRETAENLKKSGAFIPGIRPGEQTARYIDKVMTRLTLAGAIYITLVCLIPEFMMVAFNVQFYFGGTSLLIIVVVIMDFMAQVQTHLMTHQYESVMKKANLKGYGR encoded by the coding sequence ATGGCTAAACCAGGACTGGATACCAATAAGGCACAAGGCGGGCTGTCGGAACTTAAACGCCGGCTGCTGTTCGTGCTCGGAGCGATTATCGTTTTCCGGGCCGGCTCCTTCGTCCCCATTCCTGGTATTGACGCTGCTGTTCTTGCCAATCTGTTTGCACAGCAAAAAGATACCATCGTTGCCATGTTCAACATGTTCAGCGGTGGTGCCTTGTCCCGTGCCTCTGTATTTGCATTGGGGATCATGCCGTACATCTCGGCATCGATCATCGTGCAATTGCTGACTGTGGTGCACCCCGCACTCGCCGAACTGAAAAAGGAAGGTGAAGCAGGGCGCCGTAAGATCAGTCAGTACACCCGCTGGGGTACATTGGCACTGGCAATTGTGCAGTCCTTTGGGATCGCAACCGGTCTTCCTAACCTGGTACACGGCCTTGTGCTGAATCCAGGTCCGGCTTTCTACTTTACTGCAGTAGTGAGCTTGGTGACCGGCACTATGTTCCTGATGTGGCTGGGTGAGCAGATCACTGAACGGGGTATCGGTAACGGTATCTCCATTCTGATCTTTTCCGGTATCGTCGCGGGCCTAGCCCCGGCGATCGGCAAGACAATAGAGCAGGCGCGTCAAGGGGATTTGAATTTCCTGGTAGCGATCCTGATTGCAGTTGTAGTTGTTGCTGTTACTTTCGGCGTGGTTTTCGTTGAACGCGGTCAACGCCGCATCGTCGTTAACTACGCAAAAAGGCAGCAAGGCCGTCGTATCTTTGCAGCGCAAAGTACGCATCTGCCGCTGAAGATCAATATGGCCGGTGTTATTCCGCCGATCTTCGCCAGCTCCATTATTTTGTTCCCGGGTACTGTGGCTCAATGGTTTGGCCAGAATGAGTCACTGTCTTGGTTGCAAAGTATTGCTCTGTCGCTCTCTCCAGGACAGCCGTTGTACGTGATGCTGTATTCAGCAGCCATTATCTTCTTCTGTTTCTTCTATACCGGGCTGGTTTTCAACCCGCGCGAAACTGCAGAAAATCTGAAGAAGAGCGGTGCCTTTATTCCGGGTATTCGCCCGGGCGAGCAAACTGCTCGCTACATCGACAAAGTGATGACTCGTCTGACTTTGGCCGGCGCGATCTATATCACCTTAGTGTGTCTGATCCCCGAGTTCATGATGGTAGCGTTTAATGTGCAGTTCTACTTCGGTGGTACTTCACTGCTCATTATCGTTGTTGTCATCATGGACTTTATGGCGCAGGTGCAGACTCATCTGATGACCCATCAGTACGAGTCTGTCATGAAGAAGGCGAACCTCAAAGGTTACGGGCGCTAA
- the rpmJ gene encoding 50S ribosomal protein L36 — MKVRASVKKICRNCKIIKRHGVVRVICTEPKHKQRQG; from the coding sequence ATGAAAGTTCGTGCATCCGTTAAGAAAATTTGCCGCAACTGCAAAATCATCAAGCGCCACGGCGTGGTTCGCGTGATTTGCACTGAGCCGAAGCACAAGCAACGGCAAGGCTAA
- the rpsM gene encoding 30S ribosomal protein S13, giving the protein MARIAGINIPDHKHAVIALTAIYGVGRTRAKAICAAAGIEESVKIHQLDEAQIDKLRDEVGKYTVEGDLRREVTLSIKRLMDLGCFRGLRHRRGLPVRGQRTKTNARTRKGPRKPIKK; this is encoded by the coding sequence ATGGCCCGTATAGCCGGCATTAACATTCCTGATCATAAACATGCTGTGATCGCACTGACTGCCATTTATGGCGTCGGTCGTACCCGCGCTAAGGCCATTTGTGCCGCCGCTGGTATTGAAGAAAGCGTGAAAATCCACCAGTTGGATGAAGCGCAAATCGACAAGCTTCGTGACGAAGTCGGTAAGTACACCGTTGAAGGTGATCTGCGCCGTGAAGTCACCCTGTCTATCAAACGTTTGATGGACCTGGGTTGTTTCCGTGGTCTGCGTCATCGTCGCGGTCTGCCCGTACGTGGTCAGCGCACTAAAACTAATGCGCGCACCCGTAAGGGTCCTCGTAAACCGATCAAGAAGTAA
- the rpsK gene encoding 30S ribosomal protein S11 → MAKTPTRARKRVKKQVVDGIAHVHASFNNTIVTITDRQGNALSWATSGGSGFRGSRKSTPFAAQVAAERAGVAAAEYGVKNLEVNVKGPGPGRESAIRALNAAGFRITNITDVTPIPHNGCRPPKKRRV, encoded by the coding sequence ATGGCTAAAACTCCGACTCGTGCCCGTAAGCGCGTTAAGAAGCAAGTGGTTGATGGTATCGCCCACGTACATGCTTCTTTCAACAACACTATCGTGACTATCACTGACCGTCAGGGTAACGCTCTGTCCTGGGCTACCTCTGGTGGCTCTGGTTTCCGTGGTTCACGCAAATCTACTCCTTTCGCTGCGCAGGTTGCTGCTGAGCGTGCAGGTGTAGCTGCTGCTGAATACGGTGTGAAAAACCTGGAAGTGAATGTGAAAGGTCCCGGTCCGGGCCGTGAATCCGCAATCCGCGCTCTTAACGCTGCCGGTTTCCGGATCACCAACATCACCGACGTCACGCCGATTCCGCACAACGGCTGCCGTCCGCCGAAGAAGCGTCGCGTATAA
- the rpsD gene encoding 30S ribosomal protein S4 — MARYLGPKLKLSRREGTDLFLKSGVRAIDSKCKLEQAPGQHGARKPRLSDYGVQLREKQKVRRIYGVLEKQFRNYYKEAARLKGNTGENLLQLLEGRLDNVVFRMGFGATRAEARQLVSHKAVLVNGKVVNVASYQISVNDVVSIREKAKKQARIKAALELAEQREKPTWLEVDKDKMEGTYKRLPERTDLSADINEQLIVELYSK, encoded by the coding sequence ATGGCAAGATATTTGGGTCCCAAGCTCAAGCTCAGCCGCCGCGAAGGTACTGATCTGTTCCTGAAAAGCGGCGTACGCGCGATTGATTCCAAATGCAAACTCGAGCAGGCTCCTGGCCAGCACGGTGCGCGTAAGCCCCGTCTGTCTGACTACGGTGTTCAGCTGCGCGAGAAGCAAAAAGTTCGTCGTATCTACGGCGTACTGGAAAAGCAATTCCGTAACTACTACAAAGAGGCTGCCCGCCTGAAAGGCAACACCGGTGAAAACCTGTTGCAACTGCTGGAAGGCCGTCTGGACAATGTGGTTTTCCGTATGGGTTTTGGTGCTACTCGCGCTGAAGCTCGTCAGCTGGTAAGCCACAAAGCGGTACTGGTAAATGGCAAGGTTGTAAACGTTGCTTCTTACCAGATCTCCGTCAACGACGTCGTCTCCATCCGTGAGAAAGCCAAGAAACAGGCTCGCATCAAAGCAGCACTGGAACTGGCTGAACAGCGTGAAAAGCCGACCTGGCTGGAAGTTGACAAAGACAAGATGGAAGGTACTTACAAGCGCCTTCCTGAGCGTACTGATTTGTCCGCCGACATCAACGAACAGCTGATCGTCGAGCTTTACTCCAAGTAA
- a CDS encoding DNA-directed RNA polymerase subunit alpha, which produces MQGSVTDFLKPRLVDIESLSPTRAKVTLEPLERGFGHTLGNALRRILLSSMPGCAVTEVEIEGVLHEYSSKEGVQEDVIEILLNLKGLAVKLHGKDEAVLTLNKSGAGPVVAADITTDGDVEIMNPEHHICTLTGDAEISMRIKVEVGRGYVPASSRLSLEEEDRPVGRLLVDAGFSPVERIAYNVERARVEQRTDLDKLVIDMETNGTIDPEEAIRRAATIMAEQLEAFVELRDMSEPEQKEEKPEFDPILLRPVDDLELTVRSANCLKAEAIHYIGDLVQRTEVELLKTPNLGKKSLTEIKDVLASRGLSLGMRLENWPPASLVDRD; this is translated from the coding sequence ATGCAGGGTTCTGTTACTGATTTTCTCAAGCCGCGGCTGGTGGACATTGAAAGCCTCAGCCCGACTCGAGCCAAGGTGACTCTTGAGCCGCTTGAACGCGGTTTTGGGCACACGCTTGGCAATGCGCTGCGCCGCATTCTTCTGTCTTCTATGCCCGGTTGTGCCGTGACGGAAGTAGAAATTGAAGGTGTACTGCACGAGTACTCCAGCAAGGAAGGCGTTCAAGAGGATGTTATTGAGATCCTTCTGAACCTTAAAGGCCTAGCCGTGAAACTGCACGGCAAGGACGAAGCCGTCCTGACTCTCAATAAGAGTGGCGCTGGCCCGGTTGTCGCGGCAGACATTACCACTGACGGTGATGTGGAAATCATGAACCCCGAGCACCACATCTGCACCCTGACTGGTGATGCCGAGATTTCCATGCGCATTAAAGTCGAGGTTGGTCGTGGTTATGTACCCGCGTCTTCTCGTCTGTCTCTGGAAGAGGAAGACCGTCCCGTAGGCCGCCTGTTGGTCGACGCTGGTTTTTCTCCTGTTGAGCGTATTGCTTATAACGTGGAACGTGCCCGTGTAGAACAGCGCACCGACCTCGATAAACTCGTTATCGATATGGAAACCAACGGTACCATCGATCCCGAGGAAGCCATCCGTCGCGCTGCCACTATCATGGCAGAGCAACTGGAAGCCTTCGTTGAGCTGCGTGATATGAGTGAGCCGGAGCAGAAGGAAGAGAAACCGGAGTTCGATCCGATCCTGCTGCGTCCTGTTGATGATTTGGAGCTGACAGTGCGTTCGGCTAACTGCCTTAAAGCAGAAGCCATCCACTACATCGGTGACCTGGTACAGCGTACCGAGGTAGAGCTCCTCAAGACGCCTAACCTGGGTAAAAAGTCTCTAACCGAAATCAAAGACGTATTGGCGTCTCGTGGTCTTTCTCTGGGCATGCGCCTCGAGAATTGGCCACCCGCCAGTCTGGTCGATAGAGACTGA
- the rplQ gene encoding 50S ribosomal protein L17 — protein sequence MRHRKSGRQLNRNSSHRQAMFRNMASSLVRHEVIKTTVPKAKELRRVVEPLITLAKIDSVANRRLAFARTRDKEVVGKLFNELGPRYQDRPGGYLRILKCGFRAGDNAPMAFVELVDRPVAEEAAEEAAAE from the coding sequence ATGCGCCATCGTAAGAGTGGTCGTCAACTAAATCGCAACAGCAGCCATCGCCAGGCCATGTTCCGTAACATGGCCAGCTCACTGGTACGTCATGAAGTTATCAAGACTACCGTGCCTAAGGCGAAAGAACTGCGTCGCGTTGTTGAGCCGTTGATCACCCTGGCCAAGATTGACAGCGTTGCTAACCGTCGTCTGGCCTTTGCCCGTACTCGTGATAAAGAAGTAGTGGGCAAATTGTTCAACGAATTGGGTCCGCGTTACCAAGATCGCCCCGGCGGTTACCTGCGCATTTTGAAGTGCGGTTTCCGTGCCGGCGATAACGCCCCCATGGCATTCGTAGAACTGGTTGATCGTCCTGTTGCTGAAGAAGCTGCTGAAGAAGCTGCTGCTGAATAA